A genomic region of Catalinimonas niigatensis contains the following coding sequences:
- a CDS encoding PfkB family carbohydrate kinase, producing the protein MKNQTYESLFKSIRQLKVGVIGDFAVDVYYPIDKETGEISLETTKEVHRAGECRTYLGAAGNIVKNLSVLGVANIKTFGLLAADLWGRELLYLLHSRKVDTSGMLIQSENWDSCAYVKPMMGKEEDNRLDFGSYNQPDPEMQQQVLKQLEAQLPHLDLLIINQQFVKPLLDEKMVQKLNDLAKRFPTCLFVADMRNVASGLRRILLKANTKETARLLDILPFDERDDEACEDKAAALSEHLQAPVLLTRGENGMMYHDGKTSYSIPGVWHDGETDPVGAGDTAISTFGACLAAKVNIEESLKIANLASAITVGKLQQTGSASPEEIMSLEENCTYVYHNFLAAHPSKAKYYGDSDIEMVEIFERKKKPRFVVMDHDGTISVLREGWEILMHDMMLDCIAGNKLSSMSHEEKTALSAKVNQLISQTTGAPTIVQMEGLVDLVGREGHMPAQDILSAEQYKARYVDHLNQHVEERILRFQKGELHIQNFTIKGVIHFIQLLKEKGIKLYLASGTDEEYVFKEATALGYASEFEGGIHGAKPDGESAKRKVLRHLREALKAEGEEIIVMGDGPSEIREGRKVGALCIGIASDELRRYGLNQHKRERLIRAGAHIIIPDYAQLSALEKLLLHPQEESVSSS; encoded by the coding sequence ACGAATCCCTATTCAAATCCATTCGCCAGCTCAAAGTGGGGGTGATTGGTGATTTTGCGGTAGATGTTTATTATCCCATTGATAAGGAAACAGGAGAAATTTCTCTGGAAACGACCAAAGAAGTGCATCGTGCCGGTGAATGCAGAACCTATCTGGGAGCGGCAGGGAATATCGTTAAAAACCTGAGTGTGCTGGGTGTTGCCAATATTAAAACGTTTGGTTTGCTAGCTGCTGATCTCTGGGGACGCGAACTGCTGTATTTGCTGCACTCCCGCAAAGTGGACACCAGTGGTATGCTGATCCAATCAGAAAACTGGGATAGTTGTGCTTATGTCAAGCCCATGATGGGTAAGGAAGAAGATAACCGCCTGGATTTTGGTTCTTACAATCAGCCTGATCCTGAGATGCAACAACAGGTATTGAAACAACTGGAAGCACAGCTCCCTCATTTAGATCTGCTGATCATCAATCAGCAATTCGTTAAACCTCTGCTGGATGAAAAAATGGTGCAGAAGCTCAATGATCTGGCCAAACGTTTTCCTACATGTCTTTTTGTAGCCGACATGCGCAACGTAGCATCCGGTTTACGACGGATTCTGCTCAAAGCCAATACCAAAGAAACCGCTCGTCTTCTGGATATTCTTCCCTTTGATGAGCGGGATGATGAAGCTTGCGAAGATAAGGCGGCAGCGCTGAGTGAACATCTGCAGGCTCCGGTGCTGCTTACCCGTGGAGAAAACGGTATGATGTACCACGACGGAAAAACAAGCTACAGCATTCCCGGGGTGTGGCATGATGGAGAAACCGATCCGGTAGGTGCCGGTGATACGGCCATCAGCACTTTTGGTGCCTGCCTAGCCGCTAAAGTCAACATTGAGGAAAGTCTAAAAATTGCCAATCTGGCCTCTGCCATTACCGTAGGCAAACTGCAACAGACCGGTAGTGCTTCTCCTGAAGAGATTATGTCACTGGAAGAAAACTGCACCTATGTATATCACAACTTTCTGGCTGCTCATCCTTCCAAAGCGAAGTATTATGGTGATTCAGATATAGAAATGGTGGAAATCTTTGAGCGGAAAAAGAAGCCCCGTTTTGTAGTGATGGATCATGACGGTACGATATCGGTACTGCGGGAAGGCTGGGAAATCCTGATGCACGACATGATGCTGGATTGCATCGCCGGAAACAAGCTTTCTTCCATGAGCCATGAAGAAAAAACGGCTCTTTCTGCCAAAGTCAACCAGCTCATCAGCCAGACCACTGGTGCACCGACTATAGTGCAGATGGAAGGTCTGGTGGATTTGGTGGGTAGAGAAGGGCACATGCCTGCCCAGGATATCTTAAGTGCCGAGCAGTACAAAGCCCGATATGTTGATCATCTGAATCAACATGTGGAAGAAAGAATTTTACGTTTCCAGAAAGGAGAATTACATATTCAAAACTTCACCATCAAAGGCGTAATTCACTTCATTCAACTTCTGAAAGAAAAAGGTATCAAACTTTATCTGGCCAGCGGTACAGATGAAGAATATGTGTTCAAAGAAGCTACTGCCCTGGGATATGCCTCTGAATTTGAAGGAGGTATACACGGTGCCAAACCCGATGGAGAAAGTGCCAAACGTAAAGTCCTCCGACATCTGAGAGAAGCGTTAAAAGCAGAAGGGGAAGAGATTATTGTGATGGGAGATGGTCCCTCGGAGATCAGAGAAGGCCGAAAAGTTGGGGCTTTATGCATAGGCATAGCTTCCGATGAACTGAGGCGCTACGGACTCAACCAGCACAAGCGGGAGAGACTCATCCGTGCCGGTGCCCATATCATCATTCCTGACTATGCGCAGCTTTCTGCATTGGAGAAACTACTGCTGCATCCTCAGGAGGAATCTGTAAGTTCTTCATAG
- a CDS encoding polysaccharide deacetylase family protein has product MKFSLFITFILLAFSMKVEAQTYAEKLGWKAGQKLLIMHVDDAGMSYDSNQGAIQAMENGIANSVSIMMPCPWAASFVKYVQAHPETDAGLHLTLTSEWKDYRWHPLSGIPAVPGLVDEEGAMWHTVELVATHASPDEVEQEIRQQVERALRMGYQPTHLDSHMGTLFATDDFLQRYIKVGVDYDIPVMLPGGHNTLLKQGYREQSIRRLKETGQYKEEMEVPLPEAVSKAGAVGEMVWDAGLPVLDDLHTISGDWTLAEGKKRNEKNIHELKVQKFKELFENMQPGVTMVIVHCTDPTEVFPEISSSGLSRKGDLLAMMDPRLKQYLKDNNIQLTTWRELKARRDRLEK; this is encoded by the coding sequence ATGAAGTTTTCATTATTCATTACCTTCATTCTTTTGGCCTTTTCTATGAAAGTTGAAGCGCAAACTTATGCTGAAAAGTTGGGCTGGAAAGCAGGCCAGAAGCTGCTCATCATGCATGTGGATGATGCAGGCATGTCGTATGATTCCAACCAGGGCGCTATACAGGCGATGGAAAATGGCATTGCCAATTCAGTAAGCATCATGATGCCCTGTCCCTGGGCAGCTAGTTTTGTCAAATATGTGCAAGCACATCCCGAAACCGATGCCGGACTCCATCTTACCCTCACTTCAGAGTGGAAAGACTATCGCTGGCACCCTCTGAGCGGTATTCCCGCAGTTCCCGGTCTGGTAGATGAAGAAGGAGCGATGTGGCATACCGTAGAGCTAGTGGCCACGCATGCCAGTCCCGATGAGGTGGAGCAGGAAATCCGACAGCAGGTAGAGCGAGCTTTACGGATGGGTTATCAACCCACGCATCTGGATTCGCACATGGGCACCCTCTTCGCCACGGATGATTTCCTACAGCGATACATCAAAGTAGGCGTGGACTATGATATTCCGGTCATGCTTCCCGGCGGGCATAATACCTTACTCAAGCAGGGCTACCGCGAACAGAGCATACGCAGGCTCAAGGAAACCGGTCAGTACAAAGAAGAGATGGAAGTTCCTCTACCCGAAGCCGTAAGCAAAGCGGGAGCGGTAGGGGAGATGGTCTGGGATGCAGGACTGCCGGTGCTAGACGATCTGCATACCATCAGTGGCGACTGGACCTTAGCGGAAGGAAAAAAACGAAACGAGAAAAATATCCATGAACTGAAAGTACAGAAGTTCAAGGAGCTTTTTGAAAACATGCAGCCCGGCGTCACCATGGTAATTGTGCATTGTACCGACCCTACCGAAGTATTTCCTGAAATTTCTAGTTCAGGCTTGTCCCGCAAGGGCGATCTGCTGGCCATGATGGACCCGCGCCTCAAACAGTATTTGAAAGACAATAATATTCAACTGACTACCTGGCGGGAACTCAAAGCAAGAAGGGACCGCCTGGAGAAGTAA
- a CDS encoding sialidase family protein: MKLKQTLHVILLTFFCVCCDSKNQHTSTSVENKDKVESIIFPNQPEHVHGPTIVELDNGDMLAAWFQGSGERWADDVSIMGARLKAGEEAWSETFVMADVPEFPDINPMMFMDQQNRLWLMWYTVLANQWETSLLKYRISENPEGDAAPQWNWQDDLLMKPGDKTERGIQPNDRFVAAVQSQTEEYEQYFKDSILTQLPQEKAEEQLKAWESLKVKRDSLVKGRNMVRGGRIYEGEAYTSADLGYPISRRLGWQTKNKPFLMGERIIVPLYSDGLEAAIFAYSDDLGKHWHSSNPVVGGVGIQPTILQKKDGTLVAYLRDNGPEPYRMQYTVSTDSAESWSIPRDAELPNPGAGFDGVTLQNGNWLMVYNDTEDGRHSLALALSEDEGKSWPYIRHLEQDNRGDQATQSHYPAIMQGKDGRIHIVYSFHHRDQEEDAKTIKYVSVDADWVKQGDGQ, translated from the coding sequence ATGAAGCTCAAGCAAACTCTTCATGTCATTCTGCTGACATTCTTTTGTGTATGTTGTGATAGTAAAAATCAACATACTTCCACTTCTGTAGAAAACAAAGATAAAGTAGAGTCAATTATTTTCCCTAACCAACCAGAGCATGTACATGGGCCTACTATAGTAGAACTGGACAATGGGGACATGCTTGCTGCCTGGTTCCAGGGTTCGGGCGAACGCTGGGCGGATGATGTAAGCATTATGGGTGCCAGACTAAAAGCTGGAGAGGAAGCTTGGTCTGAGACATTTGTGATGGCCGATGTACCCGAATTTCCTGATATCAATCCCATGATGTTTATGGATCAGCAGAACCGACTCTGGCTGATGTGGTACACCGTGCTAGCCAATCAGTGGGAGACTTCCTTGCTTAAATACCGTATTAGCGAAAATCCGGAAGGAGATGCTGCACCCCAGTGGAACTGGCAGGATGACCTTCTGATGAAACCCGGAGACAAAACCGAGAGAGGCATACAGCCCAACGATCGTTTTGTAGCTGCGGTTCAATCTCAAACAGAGGAGTATGAACAGTATTTCAAGGATTCTATCCTCACACAATTGCCTCAGGAAAAAGCAGAAGAACAGCTAAAAGCCTGGGAGTCCCTTAAAGTAAAGAGAGATAGTCTGGTAAAAGGTAGAAATATGGTGCGAGGAGGAAGAATTTATGAAGGGGAGGCATATACTTCTGCCGATTTGGGATATCCTATCTCACGTCGTCTCGGCTGGCAAACCAAGAACAAGCCATTCCTGATGGGAGAAAGAATTATCGTTCCACTGTATTCTGATGGATTGGAAGCTGCCATATTTGCTTATAGTGATGATCTGGGAAAACACTGGCATTCCAGCAATCCGGTAGTGGGGGGCGTTGGCATTCAGCCCACCATTTTGCAAAAGAAAGACGGAACTTTAGTCGCCTACCTGCGCGACAACGGGCCGGAGCCTTATCGCATGCAATACACAGTTTCTACCGACAGTGCCGAAAGCTGGTCCATTCCCCGGGATGCTGAACTACCCAACCCCGGAGCAGGCTTTGATGGAGTAACTTTACAGAACGGTAATTGGCTGATGGTCTACAATGATACCGAAGATGGTCGGCACAGTCTGGCGCTGGCACTTTCGGAAGACGAAGGCAAAAGCTGGCCCTATATCAGGCATCTGGAACAGGATAATCGCGGAGATCAGGCGACCCAAAGTCATTATCCGGCCATCATGCAGGGCAAAGACGGACGCATCCACATCGTCTACAGCTTCCATCATCGTGATCAGGAAGAAGATGCCAAAACTATCAAATACGTTAGTGTAGATGCCGACTGGGTAAAGCAAGGAGATGGACAGTGA
- a CDS encoding PhoPQ-activated pathogenicity-related family protein: MSHRLRILILLFPIYLLLTSCNQEQQEEVSPAPITPSNALESYLTKEDSLFQWEVRDSFQLDQVRAYDIQLTSQQWREHTWRHQLTVLVPEEAQYDGALLFITGGSNSADQPRWKDQNDETLRSFSQVAAKNQAVVAILRQVPNQPLYDNLTEDALISFTLHSFQNDGDYSWPLLFPMVKSAVKAMDAVQEFASESLKQEINRFLVSGASKRGWTTWLTGSQDARVTAIAPMVIDVLNMPVSLNYQIEVWKAYSPQIQDYVDLGIPQQFNTGKGDTITTMVDPYSYRLQLDMPKLIINGTNDEYWPVDAIKNYLDSIPGENYLLYVPNAGHRLGDTRLAIQALSAFFGYTLKKENYPDLEWDISEEEGGVNFTVSTSSGKLVEALLWSADSDDRDFRDEEWSSTSLEVGDKTEFQLQENFPPSGFKAFYMDLIYEDPNGGKFTESTRMFVTDDDEVFIK, encoded by the coding sequence ATGAGCCATAGACTACGCATCCTGATTCTCTTATTTCCTATATACCTGCTGCTTACATCCTGTAATCAGGAACAGCAGGAGGAAGTTTCACCTGCACCTATTACGCCATCTAATGCTTTGGAAAGCTATCTGACAAAAGAAGATAGTCTGTTCCAGTGGGAAGTCAGGGATTCCTTTCAACTGGATCAGGTGCGTGCTTATGATATTCAGCTCACTTCCCAGCAATGGCGGGAACATACCTGGAGACATCAGTTGACAGTGCTGGTTCCAGAAGAAGCTCAGTACGACGGAGCTTTGTTGTTCATCACCGGAGGCAGCAACAGCGCTGACCAGCCCAGGTGGAAAGATCAGAATGATGAAACGCTTCGTTCTTTCAGTCAGGTAGCCGCTAAAAACCAAGCGGTGGTAGCCATTTTACGGCAGGTACCCAATCAGCCGTTGTACGACAACCTGACAGAAGATGCCTTGATTTCTTTTACCTTGCACAGCTTTCAGAACGATGGAGATTACAGTTGGCCGCTGCTCTTTCCGATGGTCAAGTCTGCCGTGAAAGCGATGGATGCCGTTCAGGAATTTGCCAGTGAATCGCTCAAGCAGGAAATCAATCGCTTTTTGGTGTCTGGTGCTTCCAAACGGGGCTGGACTACCTGGCTCACTGGTTCACAGGACGCACGGGTGACGGCTATCGCTCCCATGGTCATTGATGTGCTAAACATGCCGGTGAGTTTGAATTATCAAATTGAAGTCTGGAAAGCCTACAGTCCGCAAATTCAGGATTATGTAGACCTGGGGATTCCCCAGCAGTTCAATACCGGCAAAGGAGATACGATTACCACCATGGTGGACCCTTACTCATATCGCTTACAGCTGGATATGCCCAAGCTGATCATCAATGGGACCAATGACGAATACTGGCCGGTAGATGCTATCAAAAATTACCTGGACAGCATACCCGGCGAAAACTACCTGCTCTACGTACCCAATGCCGGACATAGACTGGGCGATACGAGACTTGCGATTCAGGCGCTGAGTGCTTTCTTTGGCTACACCCTCAAAAAAGAAAATTATCCTGATCTTGAGTGGGACATTTCCGAAGAGGAAGGAGGCGTTAACTTTACAGTAAGCACATCTTCCGGCAAATTGGTAGAAGCCCTGTTATGGTCAGCAGATTCTGACGACAGGGATTTCAGGGATGAGGAATGGAGCAGTACAAGTCTGGAAGTGGGAGATAAAACTGAGTTTCAATTACAGGAAAACTTTCCTCCTTCAGGGTTTAAAGCCTTTTATATGGACCTGATTTATGAAGATCCTAACGGTGGCAAATTTACAGAAAGCACCCGCATGTTTGTCACCGATGATGATGAGGTCTTTATTAAATAA
- a CDS encoding DNA polymerase ligase N-terminal domain-containing protein: MKHDEYIAKRDFEHSQEPQGNTLKKEGEPPIFVIQKHAASTLHYDFRLEIGGTLKSWAVPKGPSNDPSVKRMAIPTEDHPMDYAWFEGTIPQGHYGGGTVMIWDKGSFHNLKTNKEGNPLSLEESYAQGTVEVFLHGTKLHGGFAMIKMKSGRMAGNWLLTKMKDEHANPDYDPVTTETHSASSGRTMEEIERG; the protein is encoded by the coding sequence ATGAAGCATGATGAATACATCGCCAAAAGGGATTTTGAGCATAGCCAGGAACCTCAGGGTAATACGCTAAAAAAAGAAGGCGAGCCTCCTATCTTTGTCATACAGAAACATGCTGCTTCCACCCTGCATTATGATTTCCGATTGGAGATAGGTGGAACACTCAAATCATGGGCGGTGCCCAAAGGCCCCAGCAACGATCCCTCTGTGAAGCGCATGGCTATTCCCACCGAAGATCATCCCATGGATTATGCCTGGTTTGAAGGCACCATTCCGCAGGGACATTACGGTGGGGGCACCGTCATGATCTGGGACAAAGGAAGTTTCCACAACCTTAAAACCAATAAAGAAGGCAATCCGCTATCATTGGAAGAAAGTTATGCACAGGGAACTGTGGAAGTCTTTTTACATGGAACAAAACTGCACGGAGGATTTGCGATGATCAAAATGAAAAGTGGGCGGATGGCAGGCAACTGGTTGCTCACCAAAATGAAGGATGAACACGCCAATCCTGACTATGATCCTGTGACTACCGAAACCCACAGTGCCAGCAGCGGCAGAACGATGGAAGAGATTGAAAGAGGGTAA
- a CDS encoding DUF3817 domain-containing protein produces the protein MKKLLSTNIGRLRLLALLEGVSLLLLIFIGVPAKHIFGNPALVQSIGPIHGMLFLLFVLNTLSVGVEYRWKFRDTTWKVLLACFIPFGTFYIDKKILSKISTTAS, from the coding sequence ATGAAAAAGTTATTGTCTACCAACATCGGTCGTTTACGCCTGCTGGCTCTGCTGGAAGGTGTTTCGCTCCTACTACTGATTTTTATAGGCGTACCAGCAAAACATATCTTCGGAAATCCAGCCCTTGTCCAAAGCATTGGCCCCATTCATGGTATGTTGTTTTTATTGTTTGTGCTCAATACGCTGAGTGTAGGTGTGGAGTACCGCTGGAAGTTCAGAGACACCACCTGGAAGGTGCTGCTGGCCTGTTTTATTCCTTTCGGTACTTTTTACATTGACAAAAAAATCCTGAGTAAAATTAGTACGACCGCTTCTTAA
- a CDS encoding AraC family transcriptional regulator, whose product MKPEEELDSLLKSGYGNFFMVPIEDMIRMMKLPVPPNRVTTHTLMYLTEGYITMSIGSEQYTIYQDECLIVAAGQVFSIGNVDVRSGKGYLCSFHDDMIIGKFGKNELLKDFEFLKVWGNPRIHLGQEVSQFIKPLFHRLLIEYSRHALAHPDIIQPYFIALLCEINRIYQPVSKSTASKAADLSHRFRELLAAHIKTRHRVSEYAELLNITPNHLNKSVKAISGKSPSRWIDETLVLEAKVLLYQSNLSINEVAADLGLFDPSYFSRLFKKHQGVTPLAFRQMIEKS is encoded by the coding sequence ATGAAGCCTGAAGAAGAACTGGATAGTTTGCTCAAATCCGGTTATGGCAATTTTTTTATGGTGCCCATTGAGGATATGATCCGCATGATGAAGCTCCCGGTTCCACCCAACAGAGTGACTACCCATACGCTGATGTATCTTACCGAGGGCTACATCACCATGAGCATCGGCAGTGAGCAATATACCATCTACCAGGATGAATGCCTGATTGTGGCTGCCGGACAGGTCTTTTCCATCGGCAATGTGGATGTGCGTAGCGGAAAAGGCTATCTGTGCAGCTTTCATGATGATATGATCATCGGGAAGTTTGGAAAAAATGAGCTACTCAAAGACTTTGAATTCCTGAAGGTGTGGGGCAATCCTCGCATTCATTTGGGGCAGGAGGTCTCCCAGTTTATCAAGCCACTCTTTCACAGGCTTTTGATTGAGTACTCTCGGCATGCATTGGCACATCCGGATATCATCCAGCCTTATTTCATTGCGCTGCTCTGTGAAATCAACAGGATCTACCAGCCTGTTTCCAAATCCACAGCAAGCAAAGCTGCAGACCTCAGTCATCGGTTCAGGGAGTTGCTTGCTGCACACATCAAAACCCGGCACAGAGTAAGTGAATATGCTGAGCTCTTAAACATCACGCCCAACCACCTGAATAAATCCGTCAAAGCGATCAGCGGAAAGTCACCCTCCAGATGGATTGATGAAACCCTTGTACTGGAGGCTAAGGTGTTGCTTTACCAAAGCAATTTGTCCATCAATGAAGTAGCTGCCGATCTGGGACTTTTTGATCCTTCGTATTTCAGTCGGCTATTCAAAAAACATCAAGGAGTGACCCCTCTGGCTTTTCGTCAAATGATTGAAAAGTCCTGA
- a CDS encoding pyrroloquinoline quinone-dependent dehydrogenase produces the protein MKKVLLLFILSTANLCYVYAQDKAIEWPAYGGDPGGMRHAASTQITPDNIQQLKTAWTYRTGELDYYKDNDAAEKAAFEATPIMVEGTLYLSTPSNRVIALDAVTGNEKWMYDPRVNLKNGYSEITSRGVSTWPGPDYHGESVQRIIYVATIDGRLIALSAATGKPMADFGKKGTVDLRKGVGNISVTSPPAIIGNTIVIGSSMGDNQRLDYERGVVRAYDALSGKLLWSWDPIPRKENDPGYATWQGEKAAQTGAANAWSILSADPERNLVFIPTTSPSPDYYGGERKGQNLYANSIVALNASTGKVVWHFQTVHHDVWDYDNAAQPALITVQRAGKDVPALAVGTKMGHIFLLHRETGEPLFPVEERPVPQSDVPGEQTYPTQPFPILPKPIGVQKVGPEHAWGLTEEDKKVAEQRIASFRNEGVFTPPSLQGTLVTPSNAGGVHWGGVSFDPQRQLLITNVNHLVAVIRLIPREQLKAEESKSEAVLRAETGRQEGTPYVLKRDYLFTRDETGIKMQSKPPWGTLLAIDMNTGELKWEVPLGFMYDPKQFPDAVNWGAINFGGALTTAGGLTFVAATVDSYFRAFDTETGKLLWQTLLPAGGQATPMSYQINGKQYVIISAGGHGKLGIPLGDYVIAYALE, from the coding sequence ATGAAAAAAGTCCTCTTACTATTTATTTTATCGACAGCCAACTTATGCTATGTATATGCACAGGATAAGGCAATTGAATGGCCTGCCTACGGTGGTGATCCCGGGGGGATGCGACACGCAGCCTCTACACAAATCACTCCTGATAATATACAACAACTCAAGACAGCCTGGACTTATCGCACTGGAGAACTGGATTACTATAAAGACAATGATGCTGCTGAAAAGGCTGCTTTTGAAGCTACGCCCATCATGGTAGAAGGTACGCTCTATCTGAGTACGCCCAGCAATCGCGTGATTGCCCTTGATGCTGTAACAGGAAATGAAAAATGGATGTATGACCCTAGAGTAAATCTGAAAAATGGTTATTCAGAGATCACTTCCCGAGGCGTATCTACCTGGCCGGGTCCAGATTATCATGGGGAGTCAGTGCAAAGAATAATTTATGTCGCCACCATTGACGGCAGACTGATTGCATTGTCGGCAGCTACAGGCAAACCTATGGCTGACTTTGGAAAAAAAGGAACAGTAGACCTGCGCAAAGGCGTGGGCAACATCAGTGTTACCTCCCCTCCTGCCATCATCGGCAATACCATCGTGATTGGTTCTTCTATGGGTGATAATCAGCGGCTGGATTATGAAAGAGGGGTGGTCAGAGCATATGATGCTTTGTCGGGTAAATTACTGTGGAGCTGGGACCCTATTCCCAGAAAGGAAAATGATCCCGGATACGCGACTTGGCAGGGAGAAAAAGCAGCGCAGACCGGTGCTGCCAATGCCTGGTCTATCCTCTCGGCTGATCCGGAACGTAATCTGGTATTTATTCCCACCACCAGTCCCAGTCCTGATTATTACGGAGGAGAGCGCAAAGGACAGAATTTGTACGCCAATTCCATTGTGGCCCTCAATGCCTCCACAGGAAAGGTAGTCTGGCATTTTCAAACGGTGCACCACGATGTGTGGGATTATGACAATGCTGCTCAACCCGCGCTGATCACTGTGCAAAGAGCCGGTAAAGACGTTCCCGCGCTAGCCGTAGGCACCAAAATGGGACACATCTTTCTGCTGCACCGTGAGACCGGGGAGCCTCTGTTTCCGGTGGAAGAGCGCCCGGTGCCTCAATCCGATGTACCCGGCGAACAGACTTATCCTACGCAGCCTTTTCCTATACTTCCTAAACCTATCGGTGTACAAAAGGTAGGCCCTGAGCATGCCTGGGGATTGACAGAAGAAGACAAAAAGGTCGCTGAACAGCGTATTGCTTCCTTTCGCAATGAAGGTGTCTTTACCCCTCCCAGCCTGCAAGGCACTTTGGTAACGCCCTCCAATGCAGGAGGTGTACACTGGGGAGGCGTATCCTTTGATCCGCAACGGCAACTGCTCATCACCAATGTCAACCATCTGGTTGCCGTCATCCGTCTGATTCCGCGGGAACAGCTCAAAGCAGAAGAAAGCAAAAGTGAGGCCGTGCTGAGGGCAGAAACCGGCCGTCAGGAAGGAACGCCCTATGTACTGAAAAGAGATTATCTCTTTACCCGAGATGAAACAGGCATCAAAATGCAGAGCAAACCACCCTGGGGCACGCTGCTGGCCATTGACATGAACACGGGTGAACTCAAATGGGAAGTACCTCTCGGATTTATGTATGATCCAAAGCAATTTCCGGATGCAGTTAATTGGGGAGCCATCAACTTTGGTGGGGCATTGACTACCGCTGGTGGATTGACTTTTGTCGCCGCTACTGTGGACAGCTACTTCAGGGCTTTTGACACCGAAACGGGAAAACTACTCTGGCAGACCCTGTTACCCGCCGGTGGACAGGCGACACCCATGTCATATCAAATCAATGGGAAGCAATATGTCATCATCTCAGCAGGTGGCCATGGCAAACTGGGCATTCCCCTGGGTGATTATGTGATTGCCTATGCGCTGGAGTAA
- a CDS encoding AraC family transcriptional regulator — translation MPEPSLDWLAVINLLGVAQGLFLAVIFFTVKKGNRRANRFLGLSLLVMAFIVFEVFLGYTGYLQYLPVLVNLEEPVVFLIGPLTYFYTLALLHPDFKFRWKWHGWHLIPFFFQSITRMPFFLQSNAFKLQDTAWSFHQPVERSIPAEKIWYFPKHEFLVSFWLDVVTISLIFLYLLFSFRLIYRHTQQRQESLWKASDPSLRWLTRILALFSVFLLISTFFSFTSEDDTGDIYIASGCSFIFYGLSFYLISHLQEFGTEKQPKKKYERSVLDTEMAEGIRLKLEKCMHSNKPYLNPDLTMPTLADQLKVSHHHLSQVINEQYGLNFSDFINQHRIEEIKRRLADPAYHHIKIEQIAFDTGFNSKSTFQAAFKKFTGTTPSAYRKNIAAQA, via the coding sequence ATGCCTGAACCTTCTTTAGACTGGCTTGCGGTGATCAATCTGTTGGGCGTGGCACAGGGGCTGTTTCTTGCCGTGATTTTCTTTACAGTAAAGAAAGGAAACAGAAGGGCCAACCGTTTCCTGGGTTTATCTCTTCTGGTCATGGCCTTCATCGTATTTGAAGTTTTTTTGGGCTATACAGGCTATTTACAATATTTGCCGGTACTGGTCAATCTGGAGGAACCAGTGGTTTTCCTGATCGGTCCGTTGACCTATTTTTATACCCTTGCCCTACTCCATCCTGATTTTAAGTTTCGCTGGAAGTGGCATGGGTGGCATTTGATTCCTTTCTTTTTTCAGAGCATCACCCGCATGCCTTTCTTCTTACAATCCAACGCCTTCAAGCTACAGGATACCGCCTGGTCTTTTCATCAGCCGGTAGAAAGGAGTATCCCAGCCGAAAAGATCTGGTACTTTCCCAAACATGAGTTTCTGGTAAGTTTCTGGCTGGATGTGGTGACCATTTCGCTCATTTTTCTTTACCTGCTATTCAGCTTTCGTCTCATCTATCGGCATACACAGCAGCGACAGGAGTCATTATGGAAGGCTTCCGATCCTTCGCTGCGTTGGCTGACGCGCATTCTTGCCCTTTTCTCTGTATTTCTGCTCATCTCCACCTTCTTTTCTTTTACTTCAGAAGATGATACTGGCGATATCTACATTGCCTCCGGCTGCTCCTTCATTTTTTACGGACTTAGCTTTTATCTGATCAGCCACCTACAGGAGTTTGGCACTGAAAAGCAGCCTAAGAAAAAATACGAAAGATCGGTGCTGGATACGGAAATGGCAGAAGGTATCCGGCTAAAGCTGGAAAAGTGCATGCATAGTAATAAACCTTATCTTAATCCTGATCTGACCATGCCTACGCTGGCCGATCAGTTAAAAGTATCACATCATCACCTTTCTCAGGTGATCAATGAACAGTACGGACTGAATTTCTCCGATTTTATTAATCAACATCGGATAGAAGAAATAAAAAGAAGACTGGCAGATCCTGCTTATCATCATATCAAGATTGAGCAAATCGCGTTTGACACCGGCTTCAATTCCAAATCTACTTTTCAGGCTGCTTTTAAGAAATTTACGGGTACCACACCTTCTGCCTACAGAAAAAACATAGCAGCACAGGCGTAA